In Sorghum bicolor cultivar BTx623 chromosome 8, Sorghum_bicolor_NCBIv3, whole genome shotgun sequence, one genomic interval encodes:
- the LOC8074891 gene encoding chalcone synthase 1, giving the protein MGSMGKALPATVDEIRRAQRAEGPAAVLAIGTANPPTIMPQDDYPDYYFRVTNSEHLTDLKAKLSRICNHNKSGIRQRYLHLNEELLAANPGFIDPKRPSLDERVEMASAAVPELAAKAATKAIAEWGRPATDITHLIFSTYSGARAPSGDRRLASLLGLRPTVSRTILNLHGCYGGGRSLQLAKEIAENNRGARVLVACSELTLIAFYGPEGGCVDNIIGQTLFGDGAGAVVVGADPDAAVERPLFEMAFATQTTIPESEDAISMQYSKCGMEYHLSSKVPRLIGCNVERSLVDTFRTLGVTAAWNDLFWAVHPGGRAILDNIEEVLGLEDDKLAASRHVLSEFGNMSGTTVIFVLDELRRRRAAAAKQGGETPEWGVLMAFGPGITIETIVLHTPSNPELEGN; this is encoded by the coding sequence ATGGGGTCCATGGGGAAGGCACTACCGGCCACCGTCGACGAGATCAGGCGTGCGCAGCGCGCGGAAGGGCCGGCCGCCGTGCTCGCCATCGGCACGGCGAACCCGCCCACAATCATGCCCCAGGACGACTACCCCGACTACTACTTCCGCGTCACCAACAGCGAGCACCTCACCGACCTCAAGGCCAAGCTCAGCAGGATCTGCAACCACAACAAGTCCGGCATCAGGCAGCGCTACCTGCACCTCAACGAGGAGCTTCTCGCCGCCAACCCGGGCTTCATCGACCCCAAGCGGCCGTCCCTGGACGAGCGCGTGGAGATGGCCTCCGCCGCCGTCCCGGAGCTGGCCGCGAAAGCCGCCACCAAGGCCATCGCGGAGTGGGGCCGTCCCGCCACCGACATCACCCACCTCATCTTCAGCACCTACTCCGGCGCGCGTGCCCCGAGCGGAGACCGCCGCCTCGCCTCCCTGCTGGGCCTCCGCCCCACCGTGTCCCGCACCATCCTCAACCTCCACGGCTGCTACGGCGGGGGGCGGTCGCTCCAGCTCGCCAAGGAGATCGCCGAGAACAACCGCGGCGCGCGCGTCCTCGTCGCCTGCTCCGAGCTCACGCTCATCGCCTTCTACGGGCCCGAGGGAGGCTGCGTCGACAACATCATCGGCCAGACCTTGTTCGGCGACGGTGccggcgccgtcgtcgtcggcgccgaCCCTGACGCCGCCGTCGAGCGCCCGCTGTTCGAGATGGCGTTCGCGACGCAGACCACGATACCGGAGAGCGAGGACGCCATCTCCATGCAGTACAGCAAATGTGGCATGGAGTACCACCTCTCCAGCAAGGTGCCACGCCTGATAGGGTGCAACGTGGAACGCTCCCTTGTCGACACGTTCCGCACGCTCGGCGTCACCGCCGCATGGAATGACCTGTTCTGGGCGGTTCACCCCGGAGGTCGTGCCATCCTGGACAACATCGAGGAAGTGCTCGGTCTGGAGGACGACAAACTGGCGGCGAGTCGCCATGTGCTCAgtgagtttggcaacatgagtGGCACCACGGTGATCTTCGTGCTCGATGAGTTGCGCCGACGTCGGGCAGCGGCGGCGAAGCAGGGAGGGGAAACGCCGGAGTGGGGAGTGCTCATGGCTTTTGGACCGGGAATCACAATCGAGACCATAGTGCTCCACACCCCAAGCAACCCGGAACTGGAGGGAAATTGA